In Euphorbia lathyris chromosome 10, ddEupLath1.1, whole genome shotgun sequence, a single genomic region encodes these proteins:
- the LOC136209239 gene encoding B3 domain-containing transcription factor VRN1-like isoform X2, whose product MPKPHFHKLILSNSIKDRKLRIPDNFVKKFGHDLSAFGRLSVPGGPVWPVGLIKADDKFWFHEGWPEFMERYCIRTGYFLVFRYEGHAVFTVHIFNLPTSEINYQSNTLAGRRYLAFEEMEDEDLIDNLSSSSTCFVPNSLKRNVHLSKGASISHAADQATQGAEVQFNQIEQKPTADDMKFYSPDGETPKPKKRGRKKLKVDPNTPQTTQQQDEADMKFRFYESASARKRTVTAEERERAINAAKAFEPINPFCRVVLRPSYLYRGCIMYLPSCFAEKNLNGVCGFIKLQFTDGRQWPVRCLYRGGRAKLSQGWYEFTLENNLGEGDVCIFELLKSRDVVLKVTVYRVLEGVAPRTN is encoded by the exons ATGCCTAAACCTCATTTTCACAAGCTTATTCTCTCTAATTCCATTAAAGACAGGAAGCTG AGGATCCctgataattttgtcaaaaaatttGGACATGACTTATCGGCTTTTGGGAGACTCAGTGTTCCTGGAGGTCCTGTCTGGCCTGTAGGATTAATAAAAGCTGATGACAAATTTTGGTTTCATGAAGGATGGCCGGAATTTATGGAACGTTACTGTATACGTACTGGGTACTTTCTTGTCTTCAGATACGAAGGGCATGCAGTTTTCACTGTTCATATATTCAATTTGCCTACTTCTGAGATAAATTATCAATCTAATACCCTAGCTGGTAGAAGATATCTTGCGTTTGAGGAGATGGAAGATGAAGACTTGATTGATAATCTGAGCTCCTCGTCTACGTGCTTTGTCCCTAATTCATTGAAAA GGAACGTCCACTTATCAAAAGGTGCTAGTATTTCGCATGCTGCTGATCAAGCTACTCAGGGAGCTGAAGTCCAATTTAACCAAATTGAGCAAAAACCTACTGCAGATGATATGAAATTCTATAGTCCAGATGGCGAAACACCGAAACCTAAAAAACGTGGAAGGAAAAAGCTAAAAGTCGATCCTA ATACGCCACAAACTACCCAACAACAAGATGAGGCTGATATGAAATTCAGATTTTATGAAAGTGCTTCAGCAAGAAAGCGAACTGTGACAgctgaagagagagaaagagcaATAAATGCAGCCAAAGCATTTGAGCCTATTAATCCTTTCTGCAGGGTTGTGCTGAGACCATCTTACTTATACAGGGGTTGCATTATG TATTTGCCATCCTGCTTTGCTGAGAAGAATCTAAACGGGGTTTGTGGATTTATCAAACTTCAGTTTACTGATGGGAGGCAGTGGCCTGTCCGATGCCTTTACAGAGGAGGTAGAGCTAAACTAAGCCAAGGGTGGTATGAATTCACATTGGAGAACAATTTGGGGGAAGGTGATGTTTGTATTTTTGAGCTGCTGAAATCAAGGGATGTTGTGCTAAAAGTTACTGTATATCGTGTTCTCGAAGGTGTTGCGCCGCGTACGAATTGA
- the LOC136209420 gene encoding F-box/kelch-repeat protein At3g06240-like produces the protein MRDYSALPDAVAETILFRLPMKLILQCRCVCKSWYSLIKSPNFISTYLRKTLTQNTQMFLHEWDISDKTGCCLLHFHNRDYFHSLLFHLPHNPNCWIQIVGSVNGLICFSIDQGSVNLVVNFVLCNPLIGHFLSIPPPHSSSSSVTIWDVKGFGFDETTLDYKILYINSDWDGFIYSLNSNCWKRIAPVPKNWDMQSNSVVFVNGRFHWFGHGHGSKIRLNMIMVFDVKGEAFDHIPLPKPLAESRYDIVNVMEFGGSSIAVIQQTDCNERFVIHIWMMKEYGSVESWVKLTVGFQNRGFIKRDEVLGFINKDEVLIKFNKISIVIYSA, from the coding sequence ATGCGGGATTATTCAGCACTCCCAGATGCAGTGGCCGAGACGATACTGTTCAGGCTGCCGATGAAGTTGATTCTCCAGTGCAGGTGCGTCTGCAAATCATGGTATTCTCTTATCAAAAGTCCTAATTTCATTTCAACCTACCTTCGTAAAACCCTAACCCAAAATACCCAAATGTTTCTGCACGAATGGGATATTAGTGATAAAACTGGATGTTGCTTATTGCATTTTCACAATCGAGATTACTTCCACTCCCTGTTATTCCACCTTCCTCATAATCCCAATTGCTGGATTCAAATCGTTGGCTCCGTCAACGGTTTGATCTGTTTCTCTATTGATCAAGGTAGTGTTAATCTCGTTGTTAACTTCGTCCTCTGTAACCCTTTAATTGGACATTTTCTGTCAATCCCTCCACCCCATTCATCATCTTCATCAGTGACAATTTGGGATGTTAAGGGCTTCGGATTTGATGAGACGACCCTGGATTACAAAATCTTATATATCAACTCCGATTGGGATGGTTTTATCTACTCACTCAATTCGAATTGCTGGAAGAGGATCGCTCCTGTCCCCAAGAATTGGGATATGCAAAGCAATTCAGTCGTTTTTGTGAATGGCAGGTTTCATTGGTTTGGTCATGGTCATGGTTCTAAGATTAGGTTGAATATGATTATGGTGTTTGATGTGAAGGGTGAGGCTTTTGACCACATTCCATTGCCGAAACCTTTGGCAGAGTCTCGATATGATATAGTAAATGTTATGGAATTTGGGGGATCATCAATTGCGGTTATTCAGCAAACTGATTGCAACGAAAGGTTTGTGATTCATATATGGATGATGAAAGAATACGGTTCAGTGGAATCATGGGTGAAGTTAACAGTAGGGTTTCAAAATCGAGGGTTCATAAAACGGGATGAAGTGTTGGGGTTCATAAATAAAGATgaagttttgattaaatttaataaaatatccaTTGTCATTTACTCTGCATAA
- the LOC136209239 gene encoding B3 domain-containing transcription factor VRN1-like isoform X1 — translation MPKPHFHKLILSNSIKDRKLRIPDNFVKKFGHDLSAFGRLSVPGGPVWPVGLIKADDKFWFHEGWPEFMERYCIRTGYFLVFRYEGHAVFTVHIFNLPTSEINYQSNTLAGRRYLAFEEMEDEDLIDNLSSSSTCFVPNSLKSKVYDEHLDQMTIMKSCNPPALQNLFNESKLNYVNWSGEGNVHLSKGASISHAADQATQGAEVQFNQIEQKPTADDMKFYSPDGETPKPKKRGRKKLKVDPNTPQTTQQQDEADMKFRFYESASARKRTVTAEERERAINAAKAFEPINPFCRVVLRPSYLYRGCIMYLPSCFAEKNLNGVCGFIKLQFTDGRQWPVRCLYRGGRAKLSQGWYEFTLENNLGEGDVCIFELLKSRDVVLKVTVYRVLEGVAPRTN, via the exons ATGCCTAAACCTCATTTTCACAAGCTTATTCTCTCTAATTCCATTAAAGACAGGAAGCTG AGGATCCctgataattttgtcaaaaaatttGGACATGACTTATCGGCTTTTGGGAGACTCAGTGTTCCTGGAGGTCCTGTCTGGCCTGTAGGATTAATAAAAGCTGATGACAAATTTTGGTTTCATGAAGGATGGCCGGAATTTATGGAACGTTACTGTATACGTACTGGGTACTTTCTTGTCTTCAGATACGAAGGGCATGCAGTTTTCACTGTTCATATATTCAATTTGCCTACTTCTGAGATAAATTATCAATCTAATACCCTAGCTGGTAGAAGATATCTTGCGTTTGAGGAGATGGAAGATGAAGACTTGATTGATAATCTGAGCTCCTCGTCTACGTGCTTTGTCCCTAATTCATTGAAAAGTAAGGTTTATGATGAACATCTTGATCAAATGACAATTATGAAAAGCTGCAATCCTCCAGCATTGCAGaatttgttcaatgagtctaaACTTAACTACGTGAATTGGTCTGGTGAAGGGAACGTCCACTTATCAAAAGGTGCTAGTATTTCGCATGCTGCTGATCAAGCTACTCAGGGAGCTGAAGTCCAATTTAACCAAATTGAGCAAAAACCTACTGCAGATGATATGAAATTCTATAGTCCAGATGGCGAAACACCGAAACCTAAAAAACGTGGAAGGAAAAAGCTAAAAGTCGATCCTA ATACGCCACAAACTACCCAACAACAAGATGAGGCTGATATGAAATTCAGATTTTATGAAAGTGCTTCAGCAAGAAAGCGAACTGTGACAgctgaagagagagaaagagcaATAAATGCAGCCAAAGCATTTGAGCCTATTAATCCTTTCTGCAGGGTTGTGCTGAGACCATCTTACTTATACAGGGGTTGCATTATG TATTTGCCATCCTGCTTTGCTGAGAAGAATCTAAACGGGGTTTGTGGATTTATCAAACTTCAGTTTACTGATGGGAGGCAGTGGCCTGTCCGATGCCTTTACAGAGGAGGTAGAGCTAAACTAAGCCAAGGGTGGTATGAATTCACATTGGAGAACAATTTGGGGGAAGGTGATGTTTGTATTTTTGAGCTGCTGAAATCAAGGGATGTTGTGCTAAAAGTTACTGTATATCGTGTTCTCGAAGGTGTTGCGCCGCGTACGAATTGA